The Prochlorococcus sp. MIT 1300 genome has a window encoding:
- a CDS encoding aminotransferase class I/II-fold pyridoxal phosphate-dependent enzyme, with translation MIRSNRLSLLGTGVFARNDRRKNAYRSFSEKSGALPLLDLSLGSSDLEPPKKVVQCIQNAMFDSASFAYCLHSGTRPFREAVACWAKKRFDVRVDPDREVLLLVGSQEGTAHFPMSVLNPGDRGLILDPSYPSHRAGLLLADAFIQRLSLRAEDNWRPSFHTLSNAQLEQLSIMVFGFPHNPIAQVGKQSWLDEAMAIGVRNDVIVAHDNPYVDLALEGEAPALLRTEGWRELGIEFFSFSKAWCMGGLRIAFAIGGEPLISALRDLKGAIDFNQSVALQAGAVSAISEAEDWPNYVRAIYRKRRDKTLGALQTLGWDVPTPTMSLYLWMPLPLWAKQKGIDDETLAFEVLQNTGVALTPGSGFGPGGKEWLRLALVRPVDELEAAISRMKLWWHEQS, from the coding sequence ATGATTAGATCTAATCGCCTTTCTTTGTTGGGAACTGGAGTTTTTGCTCGTAATGATCGACGAAAGAATGCTTATAGATCTTTTAGTGAAAAATCTGGAGCATTACCTTTGCTTGATTTGTCATTAGGGTCTTCGGATCTTGAACCTCCTAAGAAGGTGGTTCAATGTATTCAAAATGCAATGTTCGATTCTGCCAGTTTCGCCTATTGCTTGCACTCTGGCACTAGACCTTTTAGAGAAGCAGTTGCCTGTTGGGCTAAAAAGCGTTTCGACGTAAGAGTTGATCCTGATCGGGAGGTTTTGCTGTTAGTTGGTTCTCAGGAGGGGACGGCACATTTCCCTATGTCAGTTTTAAATCCAGGAGACCGAGGGTTAATCCTGGACCCCTCATATCCTTCTCATAGGGCAGGTTTGCTTTTAGCTGATGCGTTTATTCAGAGACTTTCTCTTCGAGCAGAAGATAATTGGAGGCCCAGCTTTCACACTTTAAGTAATGCTCAATTGGAACAGTTGAGCATTATGGTTTTTGGTTTTCCTCATAACCCTATAGCTCAAGTTGGAAAGCAAAGTTGGTTGGACGAAGCTATGGCAATAGGTGTTAGGAATGATGTAATTGTTGCTCATGACAATCCTTATGTAGATCTTGCCTTAGAAGGCGAGGCTCCTGCTTTATTGCGAACTGAAGGCTGGCGAGAATTGGGGATAGAATTTTTTTCTTTTTCAAAGGCTTGGTGCATGGGGGGGCTGCGCATTGCTTTTGCTATAGGGGGCGAGCCGTTGATTAGTGCGCTGAGAGACTTAAAGGGCGCAATTGATTTCAATCAATCAGTTGCACTTCAAGCTGGAGCAGTATCTGCAATTTCAGAGGCTGAGGATTGGCCTAACTACGTTCGAGCTATTTATAGAAAGAGGAGAGATAAGACTCTCGGAGCTTTGCAAACTCTTGGCTGGGATGTACCTACACCAACAATGTCGCTGTATCTCTGGATGCCTCTCCCTCTTTGGGCTAAGCAAAAGGGAATAGATGATGAGACATTGGCTTTTGAAGTTCTTCAAAACACTGGTGTAGCTTTGACACCAGGCTCTGGATTTGGACCTGGAGGGAAAGAATGGCTTCGGCTTGCTTTGGTTCGCCCTGTTGATGAGCTAGAGGCAGCGATAAGTCGTATGAAGCTTTGGTGGCATGAGCAAAGTTAA
- a CDS encoding PspA/IM30 family protein produces MGFFDRLSRLLRANLNDLVSKAEDPVKILDQSVADMQSDLVKLRQAVAMAIASQKRLANQASQAETQVAVWYERAELALKKSQEDLAREALTRRKSFQETAISLKKQLDGQDGQVETLKRSLVALEGKIAEAKTKKDMLKARAQAAQAQQQLQSAVGGLGTNSAMAAFERMEDKVQALEATSQAAAELAGADLESQFAALEGGKDDVDDELAALRKSLKAGSEAVALPSSASESKISNNQEVVEQVKVEEVDADLEELKRSIDSL; encoded by the coding sequence ATGGGCTTTTTTGACCGGCTTAGTCGCTTATTGCGCGCCAACCTCAACGATCTTGTAAGTAAGGCTGAGGATCCTGTAAAGATCCTTGACCAGTCGGTTGCTGATATGCAATCTGATTTAGTCAAATTGAGGCAAGCGGTGGCTATGGCCATCGCTAGTCAAAAGAGACTTGCTAATCAAGCTTCGCAGGCAGAAACTCAAGTTGCGGTTTGGTATGAAAGAGCAGAGCTAGCTTTGAAGAAGAGTCAGGAAGATTTGGCGAGAGAAGCTTTGACTCGAAGAAAGAGTTTTCAAGAAACTGCTATTTCTCTGAAAAAACAACTTGATGGACAAGATGGTCAAGTTGAAACGCTGAAAAGGAGCCTTGTTGCACTTGAAGGGAAGATTGCTGAGGCGAAAACGAAAAAGGACATGCTTAAGGCTAGGGCTCAAGCAGCTCAAGCCCAGCAACAACTCCAGAGTGCTGTAGGTGGTTTGGGCACTAATTCTGCTATGGCTGCTTTTGAACGGATGGAGGATAAAGTGCAAGCCTTGGAGGCGACAAGTCAGGCAGCTGCAGAACTTGCTGGTGCTGATTTGGAGAGTCAGTTTGCAGCCTTAGAAGGAGGAAAGGATGATGTTGATGATGAATTGGCTGCTTTAAGAAAGAGTCTGAAAGCAGGATCTGAGGCGGTGGCTTTGCCTTCTTCAGCTAGTGAATCTAAAATCTCAAATAATCAAGAAGTTGTTGAGCAAGTTAAAGTTGAGGAAGTTGATGCTGATTTAGAAGAGTTAAAAAGGTCAATCGATAGTCTTTAA
- the sppA gene encoding signal peptide peptidase SppA gives MIWPWPRKSRKRMARICIEGPISGSTRKSVLKSLREVDEREFPALLLRIDSPGGTVGDSQEIHSAIVRLKEKGCHVVASFGNISASGGVYIGVAAEKIVANPGTITGSIGVILRGNNLSKLLEKVGVRFETIKSGVFKDILSPDRALTNEERQLLQSLIDSSYNQFVNAVAEGRDLSTEQVKEFADGRVFSGAQGQEFGLIDELGDEEYAKQLAAKIAGLEEENIRPVELGGKKKKLLNFLPGGKLVSTIFDLLSIELTASGTPLWLFRP, from the coding sequence ATGATCTGGCCTTGGCCTCGTAAGTCTCGCAAGAGAATGGCGCGCATATGCATTGAAGGTCCAATCAGTGGGTCTACAAGGAAGTCAGTGTTGAAATCTCTCCGGGAAGTTGATGAAAGAGAGTTTCCTGCGCTTTTGCTTCGAATTGACAGTCCTGGTGGCACTGTTGGTGACAGTCAGGAAATTCATTCGGCAATAGTGAGGCTAAAAGAAAAGGGCTGCCATGTTGTGGCCAGCTTTGGAAACATCTCAGCTTCAGGTGGCGTTTACATAGGCGTGGCCGCAGAAAAAATTGTTGCAAATCCAGGAACCATTACAGGCTCAATTGGAGTAATCCTCCGTGGGAACAACCTCTCAAAATTATTGGAAAAAGTAGGGGTTCGTTTTGAAACAATCAAAAGTGGCGTATTCAAAGACATTCTTTCTCCTGACCGTGCACTAACAAATGAAGAGCGGCAATTGCTGCAATCATTAATTGATAGCAGTTACAACCAGTTCGTAAATGCTGTCGCTGAAGGTCGCGACTTGAGCACAGAGCAAGTAAAGGAATTTGCTGATGGCAGGGTTTTCAGTGGCGCACAGGGGCAAGAGTTTGGATTAATTGATGAACTAGGGGATGAAGAGTATGCAAAGCAGCTTGCAGCCAAAATTGCAGGCCTAGAGGAAGAAAATATTCGTCCGGTTGAACTTGGAGGCAAGAAAAAAAAGCTGCTTAATTTTTTACCAGGCGGCAAGCTTGTCTCAACAATCTTTGATCTATTGAGCATTGAACTCACTGCTTCAGGAACCCCTTTATGGTTATTCCGTCCTTGA
- a CDS encoding ABC transporter ATP-binding protein: MFNTQTTYKPVASLTNVSKFYGDGSLQIKALDQLNLVVNKGDYLAVMGASGSGKSTAMNILGCLDRPSKGSYLLNNVAVEDLSDDQLADLRNQELGFVFQQFHLLPEATALENVMLPMIYAGIPNKERKTRAEEALTRVGLSERINNRPNQLSGGQQQRVAIARAIINTPALLLADEPTGALDSSTTEGVLNLFDELHSQGITLVLVTHEDEVASRAKRTVHFKDGKIMHLSQEN; the protein is encoded by the coding sequence TTGTTTAATACACAAACCACATACAAGCCTGTAGCAAGCCTTACTAATGTAAGTAAGTTTTATGGGGATGGTTCATTACAAATAAAAGCCCTAGATCAACTCAACTTGGTAGTTAACAAAGGTGATTATCTTGCAGTTATGGGAGCCAGCGGCTCCGGCAAAAGTACTGCAATGAATATTCTTGGCTGTCTTGATCGTCCTTCTAAGGGTAGCTACTTGCTTAATAATGTTGCTGTTGAAGATCTTTCTGATGACCAACTAGCGGACCTTCGCAATCAGGAGCTGGGCTTTGTATTTCAACAATTCCATTTACTACCTGAGGCAACTGCATTGGAGAATGTAATGCTTCCCATGATTTATGCAGGCATCCCCAACAAAGAGCGCAAAACCAGGGCTGAAGAAGCATTAACTAGAGTGGGTTTAAGTGAAAGAATTAATAACCGGCCGAACCAGCTATCTGGAGGCCAGCAACAAAGGGTTGCCATTGCAAGAGCAATTATCAACACACCAGCTTTATTGTTAGCAGATGAACCAACAGGGGCCTTAGACTCGAGCACAACAGAAGGTGTACTAAATCTGTTTGACGAGCTTCATAGTCAAGGAATAACGCTTGTACTGGTTACTCATGAGGATGAAGTTGCCTCAAGAGCCAAGCGAACTGTTCACTTTAAGGATGGAAAAATTATGCACTTATCACAAGAGAATTAA
- a CDS encoding DUF721 domain-containing protein, producing the protein MALASENLHNPYREGDSFESESGLPISKVSDCLTSLRLEWKKKKSIGGILHEWADIAGSQLAEHCQPISFKNRILVIGANHPQWRQALQYNKPQLIAAIKAAGHPIKDLRIQQYYPNKIKPSESELNIWARHPSRIDIHGMSDCNSCGSPAPTGEMALWGKCGLCRRKDFAPNISE; encoded by the coding sequence ATGGCTTTAGCATCGGAAAATCTACATAACCCCTATAGAGAAGGAGATTCCTTTGAGTCAGAGTCAGGCCTTCCAATCTCAAAGGTGTCAGATTGCCTAACTTCTCTGAGGCTTGAATGGAAAAAGAAAAAGAGTATTGGCGGAATTTTGCATGAATGGGCAGACATAGCTGGATCACAATTAGCTGAGCATTGCCAACCAATAAGCTTTAAAAACCGAATTCTTGTCATCGGAGCCAATCACCCTCAATGGCGACAAGCACTTCAATACAACAAACCACAATTGATTGCAGCGATTAAGGCTGCAGGCCACCCAATCAAAGACTTAAGAATTCAGCAATACTACCCAAACAAAATAAAGCCTTCTGAAAGTGAACTAAATATTTGGGCTCGCCACCCAAGCAGGATAGATATCCATGGTATGTCTGATTGCAATTCCTGCGGGAGTCCTGCTCCAACAGGAGAAATGGCTCTTTGGGGCAAATGTGGATTGTGCAGGAGAAAAGACTTTGCTCCAAACATTAGCGAATAA
- the aroH gene encoding chorismate mutase, producing MVIPSLIMEAQQTTLQLRALRGATTCKENSFKEIESSVTELVNELVQRNLLKPEQIVSITFSATSDLTACFPAAIARRQKGWDNVALLDCQQMAVKGDLPRCIRILAHVWIPSKQDPQHPYLEEASVLRPDRSKNN from the coding sequence ATGGTTATTCCGTCCTTGATCATGGAGGCACAACAAACCACTCTTCAACTGAGAGCTCTTAGGGGGGCCACTACTTGCAAAGAAAACTCATTCAAGGAAATTGAAAGCTCTGTAACTGAACTAGTAAATGAGTTGGTTCAAAGGAACCTTCTAAAGCCTGAACAAATTGTTTCAATAACCTTTTCAGCGACATCAGACCTCACTGCATGTTTCCCAGCTGCAATAGCCCGTCGACAAAAAGGATGGGATAACGTGGCCTTACTTGATTGCCAACAAATGGCGGTCAAAGGTGATCTTCCACGTTGTATTCGCATACTTGCGCATGTGTGGATTCCCTCTAAGCAAGACCCTCAACATCCCTACCTTGAAGAAGCCAGCGTTCTGCGTCCAGATAGATCAAAAAACAACTGA
- a CDS encoding NAD(P)H-quinone oxidoreductase subunit N — MPETGVFLFSTMVTAAPPELLNLALNAGAIAPEGAVLLALLGTLIVDLAGEKAAAKWAPPICYLGLIASLVLLALQWNGPLEDAFLGAFLADNLAIAFRAVVALSTLISLLISWRYAEESGSPVGEYAAILLAATLGAMLLCGSTDLVSVFVSLETLSVASYLLAGYLKTDARSSEAALKYLLVGSAAAAVFLYGASLLYGISGTTNLQSIGLALATTPTPLAAVGLVFILATVAFKIAAVPFHQWTPDVYEGSPTPVVAFLSVGSKAAGFALALRLLVGCFSAFDSQWKLLFTVLAVLSMTLGNVVALAQTSMKRMLAYSSIGQAGFVMIGLVCGTEDGFASMVLYMVAYLFMNLGAFACIILFSIRTGSDRISDFAGLYQKDPLITLGLSLCLLSLGGIPPMIGFFGKIYLFFAGWADHQYLLVIVGLVTSVISIYYYISVIKMMVVKEPQEASDVVKKYPSIQWQKLGMPPLRVALITCVIVTAVGGILSNPLFQWANNTVSGTPLLQEAISLSTQVKEIV, encoded by the coding sequence ATGCCCGAGACGGGTGTCTTTTTGTTTTCCACCATGGTCACAGCAGCTCCACCAGAACTGCTAAACCTTGCCTTAAATGCCGGGGCAATTGCCCCAGAAGGCGCAGTATTACTAGCATTGCTGGGGACACTCATAGTGGACCTAGCAGGCGAAAAAGCTGCTGCAAAGTGGGCTCCTCCAATTTGTTATTTGGGATTAATTGCTTCATTAGTGCTACTCGCACTGCAATGGAATGGCCCCCTAGAGGACGCGTTTCTAGGTGCATTTCTAGCTGACAACTTAGCCATTGCATTTAGAGCAGTAGTAGCCCTTTCTACGCTCATATCCCTACTGATCAGCTGGCGCTACGCAGAAGAAAGTGGAAGCCCAGTTGGTGAATATGCAGCCATTCTGCTTGCAGCTACCTTGGGAGCGATGCTCCTCTGCGGCTCAACCGATCTCGTAAGCGTTTTTGTTTCTTTAGAAACGTTATCCGTAGCAAGCTATCTACTTGCTGGATATCTAAAAACCGATGCTAGAAGTTCTGAAGCGGCTCTGAAATATCTCCTTGTAGGTTCTGCGGCGGCGGCTGTATTTCTTTATGGAGCATCGTTGCTTTATGGCATAAGCGGAACTACGAATTTACAAAGCATTGGACTAGCTCTTGCAACAACACCAACACCTTTAGCAGCAGTTGGACTCGTATTCATCCTTGCAACTGTTGCTTTCAAAATTGCAGCAGTACCATTTCACCAATGGACTCCAGATGTTTACGAAGGTTCACCAACTCCAGTTGTTGCATTCCTTTCGGTTGGTTCAAAAGCGGCAGGCTTTGCTCTTGCTCTAAGGCTTCTAGTTGGATGTTTTAGTGCTTTTGATAGTCAATGGAAACTACTTTTTACGGTGTTAGCAGTCTTAAGTATGACGTTAGGGAATGTAGTAGCCCTAGCCCAAACATCCATGAAGAGAATGTTGGCATATAGCTCTATTGGCCAAGCAGGGTTTGTCATGATTGGTCTTGTATGTGGAACCGAAGACGGGTTCGCATCAATGGTGTTATATATGGTCGCCTATCTATTTATGAATCTAGGTGCATTTGCATGCATCATCCTTTTCTCAATACGTACAGGTAGTGACAGGATTTCTGACTTTGCAGGTTTATATCAAAAGGATCCATTGATAACTCTCGGATTAAGCCTTTGCTTACTCTCTCTAGGGGGTATCCCTCCAATGATAGGTTTTTTTGGAAAGATTTACTTATTCTTTGCAGGTTGGGCCGATCACCAGTATCTATTAGTAATTGTTGGATTAGTAACCTCAGTTATATCAATTTATTACTACATTTCTGTCATAAAGATGATGGTGGTAAAGGAGCCACAAGAAGCCTCAGATGTTGTTAAAAAATATCCATCTATTCAATGGCAGAAACTAGGCATGCCTCCTTTGAGAGTTGCACTAATTACCTGTGTAATAGTTACAGCTGTAGGCGGAATACTTTCCAACCCATTATTCCAATGGGCAAATAACACCGTTTCAGGAACCCCACTTCTTCAAGAAGCAATTTCTTTAAGCACCCAAGTAAAAGAAATTGTTTAA
- a CDS encoding biotin--[acetyl-CoA-carboxylase] ligase: MSKVNTWKGAASVAKSLRNNPLAKNYWRLRWYPVCASTEVSLSNWLNEEQSAFKEQQRIAIFAARQNHGRGQLGRAWQSPFGGVWLSAAMPWPDLDNSSGLLGFAVAVALCERLERKGINVKIKWPNDLMVGNKKLAGFLPRLISRGTKIRFARIGLGLNVCNQVPKEGISLGELIKTTYCHIDYWASESLIALDHAIELASTPGWVCSETHRRLWAKFVVDPKSGKCWDIEGLNFDGSLRIQRNGKEVNWSRWN; this comes from the coding sequence ATGAGCAAAGTTAATACATGGAAAGGAGCTGCTTCTGTGGCGAAATCTTTGCGAAATAATCCTTTGGCTAAAAATTATTGGCGACTTCGGTGGTACCCAGTCTGTGCGAGTACAGAAGTGTCATTATCAAATTGGTTAAATGAAGAACAATCTGCTTTTAAAGAGCAACAGCGAATAGCTATATTTGCTGCTCGTCAGAACCATGGTCGAGGTCAGTTAGGTAGGGCTTGGCAATCACCTTTTGGAGGGGTTTGGTTGAGTGCTGCTATGCCTTGGCCTGACCTTGATAATTCAAGTGGATTACTTGGCTTTGCAGTGGCGGTTGCCTTATGTGAAAGGCTGGAAAGAAAAGGTATAAATGTTAAAATAAAGTGGCCAAATGACTTGATGGTTGGAAATAAAAAGTTGGCAGGATTTTTGCCAAGGCTCATAAGTCGTGGAACTAAAATACGATTTGCTCGAATAGGACTTGGTCTAAATGTATGCAATCAAGTCCCTAAAGAAGGAATAAGTTTAGGTGAATTAATTAAAACTACTTATTGCCATATTGACTATTGGGCTTCGGAGTCACTTATAGCCCTTGATCATGCAATAGAACTTGCGAGTACGCCAGGTTGGGTGTGTTCTGAAACTCATAGAAGACTTTGGGCTAAATTTGTTGTTGATCCAAAGTCTGGCAAGTGTTGGGATATTGAAGGATTAAATTTTGACGGGAGTTTACGAATTCAAAGAAATGGTAAGGAGGTTAATTGGAGTAGATGGAATTAA
- a CDS encoding glycosyltransferase family 39 protein, producing MRDSGLDSCLSHRQHRNGLLLILAVGAAICVWDLGSTGLVDETPPLFAAAGRAMRDTGDWLTPRVNGLPRYDKPPLLYWLMALFYSLPGHSFWDPLGTWAARLPSALSSVLMMLVMADTLMRWPQNHDPYPRRTAIGTALAFALSPIVLVWTRIAVSDALLCCTFGLSMIFHWRCYVNPSTNQWWLGWFFLGLAVLTKGPVAIALAAISLIAFSLLHGDSASFWRCIKPRLGIFITCLISLPWYLLELIFEGKPFWDSFFGYHNFQRFASVVNSHSQPWWFFFLMLIVASLPFTPFLILGLIRSFEDLMSNFFVGYAPSPKNSMPLFATCWLLTILLFFTLAATKLPSYWLPATPAAAFLIGPSASYSIRKDFLKPTASLLMILILFFVALVLWGSQIWIWNIHDPEMPTLVNDLYVSGLINRAAFFFAIAGLIGFVYVLFFRPLLLLAVQVPLIFFQLFSFLPLWRLGDDLRQLPLRQVSELIINFKTKSEPVLMVGAMKPSLHFYSRQIIIQEGRTKEALVNLEDRLRNETRQGFEEGYPKGFKGLKTAIVVIDQQTIKRNHWARISFDLLGKRGIYFVGRINLKDLENQANRLKKQNIVPNWDNPRPERF from the coding sequence ATGCGCGATTCGGGACTAGATAGTTGCTTGTCACATCGTCAGCATCGCAATGGCCTTTTGCTGATTTTGGCTGTCGGAGCTGCCATATGTGTTTGGGACCTTGGCTCTACTGGATTGGTAGATGAAACGCCGCCTCTTTTCGCTGCCGCAGGCAGAGCTATGCGGGATACGGGGGATTGGCTTACTCCAAGAGTGAATGGTTTGCCTCGTTATGACAAACCTCCTTTGCTTTATTGGTTAATGGCTTTGTTTTATTCATTGCCTGGTCATTCTTTTTGGGATCCATTAGGGACTTGGGCTGCGCGTTTGCCTTCAGCTCTGTCATCCGTTCTGATGATGCTGGTTATGGCAGACACCTTGATGCGATGGCCACAGAACCATGACCCGTATCCCCGCAGAACAGCTATAGGGACAGCTCTCGCATTTGCGTTATCTCCAATTGTCTTGGTATGGACTCGGATCGCAGTAAGTGATGCACTTTTGTGTTGCACATTTGGGCTGAGTATGATTTTTCATTGGAGATGTTATGTAAATCCAAGCACTAATCAATGGTGGTTAGGATGGTTTTTCTTAGGATTAGCAGTTCTTACTAAAGGACCTGTTGCAATAGCTCTTGCAGCTATATCTTTAATTGCTTTTTCATTGCTACATGGTGACTCTGCCTCTTTTTGGAGGTGTATTAAGCCAAGGTTGGGTATATTCATCACTTGCTTAATAAGTTTGCCTTGGTATCTGCTAGAGCTGATTTTTGAAGGCAAACCTTTTTGGGATAGCTTTTTTGGTTACCATAACTTTCAGCGATTTGCATCTGTAGTTAATAGTCATTCTCAGCCTTGGTGGTTTTTCTTTCTCATGTTAATTGTTGCCTCTTTGCCATTCACGCCCTTTTTAATTCTTGGATTGATTAGGTCATTTGAGGACTTGATGAGTAATTTTTTTGTGGGCTATGCTCCTAGCCCCAAAAATTCAATGCCATTATTTGCGACTTGTTGGCTATTAACAATTCTTCTGTTTTTCACATTGGCTGCCACAAAATTACCAAGCTATTGGCTCCCCGCAACGCCAGCTGCAGCTTTTTTAATAGGACCTTCTGCTAGTTATTCTATTAGAAAAGATTTTCTGAAGCCTACCGCTTCTTTGTTGATGATTTTAATTCTATTTTTTGTGGCTTTGGTTTTGTGGGGGTCCCAAATTTGGATTTGGAATATTCATGATCCTGAGATGCCTACTTTGGTAAATGATTTATATGTAAGTGGACTTATAAATAGAGCAGCATTTTTCTTTGCGATTGCTGGATTAATTGGGTTTGTATACGTCTTATTTTTTAGGCCTTTATTGTTACTGGCTGTGCAGGTTCCATTAATCTTCTTTCAGTTGTTTTCTTTCTTGCCTTTATGGAGACTTGGCGATGACCTTAGACAGTTGCCTTTAAGACAGGTCTCCGAGTTGATTATTAATTTTAAAACAAAAAGTGAGCCTGTTTTAATGGTTGGTGCAATGAAGCCATCACTTCATTTTTATTCCAGACAAATTATCATTCAGGAAGGTCGTACAAAGGAAGCCTTAGTTAATCTTGAAGATCGACTTAGAAACGAAACCCGTCAAGGGTTTGAAGAAGGTTACCCTAAGGGCTTTAAAGGATTAAAAACAGCTATTGTGGTTATTGACCAGCAGACTATAAAGAGAAATCATTGGGCTCGTATAAGCTTTGACCTTTTAGGAAAGCGTGGGATATATTTCGTTGGAAGAATTAATTTAAAGGATTTAGAAAATCAGGCAAATAGGCTTAAAAAACAAAATATCGTGCCTAATTGGGATAATCCAAGGCCGGAAAGATTCTAA
- a CDS encoding DMT family transporter: MSSIRHWFLMVLPFALWGTAMTAMAPLVHSGGPVLVAFLRLIPAGATLLIAVGLTGRSWKIAPIDLGWFSLFTLVDATIFQTCLAKGLSETGAGLGSVLIDSQPLMVALLARSLFGEAINPIGWVGLMLGLVGIVFLGSPPDLLSHWWLMGKEVSVGSFWDSGEGWMLLAAISMAFGTVLSRYACQKSDPIAVTGWHMLIGGGPLLAWHFVDQSWPLIPQWSGFDWISMAYASFLGSAVAYGLFFWFANNEELTGFTTLAFLTPVFALATGGLWLDERLLPLQWIGVVFVLFSVLLVSQRRRIWEPHEFEPKLIKK; this comes from the coding sequence ATGTCTTCAATTCGGCACTGGTTCCTAATGGTGTTGCCATTCGCTTTATGGGGCACCGCTATGACGGCAATGGCTCCTCTTGTTCATTCAGGTGGACCGGTGTTGGTGGCATTTTTGCGACTAATTCCAGCCGGCGCAACCCTTTTGATAGCAGTTGGTTTGACTGGGAGGAGTTGGAAAATTGCCCCTATTGATTTGGGATGGTTTTCTCTTTTTACACTTGTTGATGCAACTATTTTTCAAACGTGTTTAGCTAAAGGGCTTTCAGAAACCGGTGCCGGTTTGGGTTCTGTTCTTATTGATTCTCAACCTCTAATGGTGGCACTCCTTGCAAGAAGCCTGTTTGGTGAAGCTATAAACCCGATTGGTTGGGTTGGCTTAATGCTTGGTTTGGTAGGGATAGTTTTTCTAGGTTCTCCACCAGATTTACTTAGTCATTGGTGGCTAATGGGCAAAGAGGTCTCGGTTGGCAGTTTTTGGGACAGTGGAGAGGGATGGATGCTTCTTGCTGCCATCTCAATGGCTTTTGGGACTGTTCTTAGCCGTTATGCTTGCCAAAAAAGTGATCCAATAGCAGTCACTGGATGGCATATGTTGATAGGGGGGGGGCCTTTACTCGCTTGGCATTTTGTTGATCAAAGTTGGCCTTTGATCCCTCAGTGGTCTGGCTTCGATTGGATATCAATGGCATATGCAAGCTTTTTAGGGAGTGCAGTTGCATATGGTTTGTTCTTTTGGTTTGCAAATAATGAAGAGTTAACTGGTTTTACTACGCTGGCTTTTCTTACTCCTGTGTTTGCTTTGGCTACTGGAGGATTATGGCTTGATGAAAGACTATTGCCTTTGCAGTGGATAGGAGTTGTTTTTGTCCTTTTCTCAGTTTTATTGGTCAGTCAACGCCGTCGTATTTGGGAACCTCATGAATTTGAACCAAAACTGATTAAAAAATGA
- a CDS encoding glycosyltransferase family 4 protein, whose protein sequence is MKLVVVSTPIGYLGSGRGGGVELTLCSLIQGLVNLGHQLTLVAPNGSVLPPKCSSVDLHCVPGIDQPSWQHCDSESPVIIPYQAVLPRLWEEALLVGNSADAVINMSYDWLPIWLTPRVESNLFHLISMGAVSSVMKSLIQEVAKDNHNRFAFHTHIQASDFELFKEPIVIGNGFKLENYNFQKNNNGPLGWVGRVAPEKGLEDAAAVAASLNDHLLVWGLIEDSDYADFVESSFPPGTIEWRGFVPTSELQKQLGTCRAMLNTPKWNEAYGNVVAEAMACGVPVVAYNRGGPGELIESGVTGWLVPPDDIEALTCATTRVRELDRRNCREWAKRVASQEGFAKRIVDWIQLGIDNDDGDLASSP, encoded by the coding sequence ATGAAATTGGTCGTAGTAAGTACTCCAATAGGTTATTTGGGAAGTGGTCGTGGAGGAGGTGTTGAATTAACTCTTTGTTCGTTAATTCAGGGCCTTGTAAATCTAGGACATCAATTGACTCTAGTTGCGCCTAATGGTTCAGTTTTGCCCCCAAAATGCTCTAGCGTTGATCTTCATTGTGTGCCCGGAATAGACCAGCCAAGCTGGCAACATTGTGACAGTGAGTCTCCAGTAATAATCCCTTATCAGGCAGTTTTGCCAAGGCTTTGGGAAGAAGCTTTATTAGTGGGAAATTCAGCAGATGCAGTTATAAATATGAGTTACGATTGGTTGCCGATTTGGCTTACTCCCAGAGTGGAATCTAACTTGTTTCACTTGATAAGTATGGGAGCTGTCTCTTCGGTGATGAAATCTTTGATTCAAGAAGTGGCTAAGGATAACCACAACAGATTTGCTTTTCATACTCATATACAGGCCTCTGACTTTGAACTATTTAAAGAGCCTATTGTGATAGGAAATGGTTTTAAGCTTGAAAACTATAATTTTCAAAAAAATAACAATGGCCCTCTTGGTTGGGTTGGGAGGGTTGCTCCTGAAAAAGGATTAGAGGATGCAGCTGCAGTTGCTGCATCACTTAATGATCATTTATTGGTATGGGGATTAATAGAGGACTCTGACTATGCAGATTTTGTTGAGTCATCCTTTCCCCCAGGGACAATTGAATGGCGAGGTTTCGTGCCAACTTCAGAGTTGCAAAAACAACTTGGAACTTGTCGTGCAATGTTGAACACGCCCAAGTGGAATGAAGCGTATGGAAATGTTGTTGCTGAAGCCATGGCCTGCGGGGTGCCTGTTGTTGCCTATAACAGAGGCGGGCCAGGAGAATTAATTGAGTCAGGAGTTACTGGTTGGTTAGTTCCGCCGGATGACATTGAAGCTCTTACTTGTGCAACAACCCGTGTAAGAGAACTGGATCGGAGGAATTGTCGGGAATGGGCAAAAAGGGTTGCTTCTCAAGAGGGATTCGCAAAAAGGATTGTTGATTGGATTCAATTAGGAATTGATAATGATGATGGGGACCTCGCTTCAAGTCCCTGA